One Bombus fervidus isolate BK054 chromosome 5, iyBomFerv1, whole genome shotgun sequence DNA window includes the following coding sequences:
- the LOC139987777 gene encoding putative inorganic phosphate cotransporter isoform X1, whose amino-acid sequence MKNAEPAENTEKGSTTICGGLGIRHLQILLQFFGMVIGYCLRVSMSVAIVAMTQNNQSTDHAFEVYNWKSTEQSLILSSFFWGYTIMQIPSGYIATVWSAQKLLSVGVLLCGILNILTPTVAHYGSYIGVCICRVGMGLCQSCLLPCIQTLLSKWAPPSERARLGTLAYAGAQFGTVICFPISGELAASSVGWPSIFYAFGVLAIIWAIVFFIFGSDSPSKHSGISEKERRYIEDSLKTPGDNEKSDNKTVMKTPWKAIFTSVPMWALIIVHCGQNWGFWTLITELPIYMNNILKFKLEENGWISALPYLTMWILSFPTCWLADYALKKNISRGVIRKVCNSIAHWGPAIALICLGTMSVHDAAVATTILVIAVGLNAGSLSGFQINHIDISPNFAGTLMSITNCIASIIAIIAPIVCGIIAYDEKDVSQWNIIFYLSATIYILGNLIFVIFGSTDIQPWNNPKTTNVKGQSEKELTVI is encoded by the exons ATGAAGAACGCGGAACCTGcagaaaatacagaaaaaggaTCAACGACAATTTgtg GTGGACTCGGCATCAGACACCTGCAAATTCTTTTACAGTTCTTTGGAATGGTAATTGGATATTGTCTTCGAGTGAGCATGTCGGTAGCTATTGTGGCAATGACACAGAATAATCAAAGCACTGATCATGCATTCGAG GTCTACAATTGGAAATCGACGGAGCAGTCACTGatcctctcttctttcttctgggGCTACACGATAATGCAAATACCAAGTGGCTACATAGCTACAGTATGGAGTGCACAAAAATTACTCAGTGTTGGAGTACTGCTTTGCggaattttaaacattttgacACCGACCGTTGCTCATTATGGGAGTTACATTGGTGTTTGTATTTGTAGAGTAGGCATGGGACTGTGTCAGAGTTGTCTTTTACCGTGTATACAGACTCTGCTTTCTAAGTGGGCACCGCCATCCGAACGAGCACGACTTG gtACACTTGCTTACGCTGGGGCACAATTTGGGACCGTGATTTGTTTTCCAATTTCTGGAGAATTAGCAGCTTCAAGTGTTGGCTGGCCATCTATCTTTTATGCGTTTGGCGTTTTAGCAATAATTTGGGCcattgtatttttcatttttggtTCGGACAGTCCTTCTAAGCACTCGGGGATATCGGAGAAAGAAAGGCGATATATAGAAGATAGCTTAAAAACTCCCGGGGATAATGAAAAATCAGATAACAAAacg GTGATGAAAACACCATGGAAAGCTATATTCACCTCAGTACCGATGTGGGCTCTTATAATTGTACATTGTGGACAAAATTGGGGCTTTTGGACTCTTATCACAGAACTACCAATTTACatgaacaatattttaaaatttaagttGGAGGAG AACGGTTGGATATCGGCGCTCCCTTATTTAACGATGTGGATACTAAGCTTTCCAACATGCTGGTTAGCTGATTATgctttaaaaaagaatatctCAAGAGGAGTAATTCGAAAAGTTTGCAATTCGATTGCACACTGGGGACCAGCGATAGCTTTGATTTGCCTTGGTACGATGTCGGTGCACGATGCCGCCGTGGCTACAACTATCCTTGTGATAGCTGTAGGTTTAAATGCTGGATCTCTATCAGGATTTCAAATTAATCATATCGACATAAGTCCAAATTTCGCTGGCACGTTAATGTCCATTACAAATTGTATAGCATCTATAATTGCAATAATCGCACCAATAGTCTGTGGCATAATCGCATACGACGAG AAAGATGTGAGCCAGtggaatataatattttacttgtCTGCTACTATTTATATTctaggaaatttaatttttgttatcttTGGCAGTACTGATATTCAACCATGGAACAATCCTAAAACTACGAATGTCAAAGGACAAAGCGAGAAAGAATTAACAGTTATATGA
- the LOC139987777 gene encoding putative inorganic phosphate cotransporter isoform X2 produces the protein MKNAEPAENTEKGSTTICGLGIRHLQILLQFFGMVIGYCLRVSMSVAIVAMTQNNQSTDHAFEVYNWKSTEQSLILSSFFWGYTIMQIPSGYIATVWSAQKLLSVGVLLCGILNILTPTVAHYGSYIGVCICRVGMGLCQSCLLPCIQTLLSKWAPPSERARLGTLAYAGAQFGTVICFPISGELAASSVGWPSIFYAFGVLAIIWAIVFFIFGSDSPSKHSGISEKERRYIEDSLKTPGDNEKSDNKTVMKTPWKAIFTSVPMWALIIVHCGQNWGFWTLITELPIYMNNILKFKLEENGWISALPYLTMWILSFPTCWLADYALKKNISRGVIRKVCNSIAHWGPAIALICLGTMSVHDAAVATTILVIAVGLNAGSLSGFQINHIDISPNFAGTLMSITNCIASIIAIIAPIVCGIIAYDEKDVSQWNIIFYLSATIYILGNLIFVIFGSTDIQPWNNPKTTNVKGQSEKELTVI, from the exons ATGAAGAACGCGGAACCTGcagaaaatacagaaaaaggaTCAACGACAATTT GTGGACTCGGCATCAGACACCTGCAAATTCTTTTACAGTTCTTTGGAATGGTAATTGGATATTGTCTTCGAGTGAGCATGTCGGTAGCTATTGTGGCAATGACACAGAATAATCAAAGCACTGATCATGCATTCGAG GTCTACAATTGGAAATCGACGGAGCAGTCACTGatcctctcttctttcttctgggGCTACACGATAATGCAAATACCAAGTGGCTACATAGCTACAGTATGGAGTGCACAAAAATTACTCAGTGTTGGAGTACTGCTTTGCggaattttaaacattttgacACCGACCGTTGCTCATTATGGGAGTTACATTGGTGTTTGTATTTGTAGAGTAGGCATGGGACTGTGTCAGAGTTGTCTTTTACCGTGTATACAGACTCTGCTTTCTAAGTGGGCACCGCCATCCGAACGAGCACGACTTG gtACACTTGCTTACGCTGGGGCACAATTTGGGACCGTGATTTGTTTTCCAATTTCTGGAGAATTAGCAGCTTCAAGTGTTGGCTGGCCATCTATCTTTTATGCGTTTGGCGTTTTAGCAATAATTTGGGCcattgtatttttcatttttggtTCGGACAGTCCTTCTAAGCACTCGGGGATATCGGAGAAAGAAAGGCGATATATAGAAGATAGCTTAAAAACTCCCGGGGATAATGAAAAATCAGATAACAAAacg GTGATGAAAACACCATGGAAAGCTATATTCACCTCAGTACCGATGTGGGCTCTTATAATTGTACATTGTGGACAAAATTGGGGCTTTTGGACTCTTATCACAGAACTACCAATTTACatgaacaatattttaaaatttaagttGGAGGAG AACGGTTGGATATCGGCGCTCCCTTATTTAACGATGTGGATACTAAGCTTTCCAACATGCTGGTTAGCTGATTATgctttaaaaaagaatatctCAAGAGGAGTAATTCGAAAAGTTTGCAATTCGATTGCACACTGGGGACCAGCGATAGCTTTGATTTGCCTTGGTACGATGTCGGTGCACGATGCCGCCGTGGCTACAACTATCCTTGTGATAGCTGTAGGTTTAAATGCTGGATCTCTATCAGGATTTCAAATTAATCATATCGACATAAGTCCAAATTTCGCTGGCACGTTAATGTCCATTACAAATTGTATAGCATCTATAATTGCAATAATCGCACCAATAGTCTGTGGCATAATCGCATACGACGAG AAAGATGTGAGCCAGtggaatataatattttacttgtCTGCTACTATTTATATTctaggaaatttaatttttgttatcttTGGCAGTACTGATATTCAACCATGGAACAATCCTAAAACTACGAATGTCAAAGGACAAAGCGAGAAAGAATTAACAGTTATATGA
- the LOC139987777 gene encoding putative inorganic phosphate cotransporter isoform X3 — protein MVIGYCLRVSMSVAIVAMTQNNQSTDHAFEVYNWKSTEQSLILSSFFWGYTIMQIPSGYIATVWSAQKLLSVGVLLCGILNILTPTVAHYGSYIGVCICRVGMGLCQSCLLPCIQTLLSKWAPPSERARLGTLAYAGAQFGTVICFPISGELAASSVGWPSIFYAFGVLAIIWAIVFFIFGSDSPSKHSGISEKERRYIEDSLKTPGDNEKSDNKTVMKTPWKAIFTSVPMWALIIVHCGQNWGFWTLITELPIYMNNILKFKLEENGWISALPYLTMWILSFPTCWLADYALKKNISRGVIRKVCNSIAHWGPAIALICLGTMSVHDAAVATTILVIAVGLNAGSLSGFQINHIDISPNFAGTLMSITNCIASIIAIIAPIVCGIIAYDEKDVSQWNIIFYLSATIYILGNLIFVIFGSTDIQPWNNPKTTNVKGQSEKELTVI, from the exons ATGGTAATTGGATATTGTCTTCGAGTGAGCATGTCGGTAGCTATTGTGGCAATGACACAGAATAATCAAAGCACTGATCATGCATTCGAG GTCTACAATTGGAAATCGACGGAGCAGTCACTGatcctctcttctttcttctgggGCTACACGATAATGCAAATACCAAGTGGCTACATAGCTACAGTATGGAGTGCACAAAAATTACTCAGTGTTGGAGTACTGCTTTGCggaattttaaacattttgacACCGACCGTTGCTCATTATGGGAGTTACATTGGTGTTTGTATTTGTAGAGTAGGCATGGGACTGTGTCAGAGTTGTCTTTTACCGTGTATACAGACTCTGCTTTCTAAGTGGGCACCGCCATCCGAACGAGCACGACTTG gtACACTTGCTTACGCTGGGGCACAATTTGGGACCGTGATTTGTTTTCCAATTTCTGGAGAATTAGCAGCTTCAAGTGTTGGCTGGCCATCTATCTTTTATGCGTTTGGCGTTTTAGCAATAATTTGGGCcattgtatttttcatttttggtTCGGACAGTCCTTCTAAGCACTCGGGGATATCGGAGAAAGAAAGGCGATATATAGAAGATAGCTTAAAAACTCCCGGGGATAATGAAAAATCAGATAACAAAacg GTGATGAAAACACCATGGAAAGCTATATTCACCTCAGTACCGATGTGGGCTCTTATAATTGTACATTGTGGACAAAATTGGGGCTTTTGGACTCTTATCACAGAACTACCAATTTACatgaacaatattttaaaatttaagttGGAGGAG AACGGTTGGATATCGGCGCTCCCTTATTTAACGATGTGGATACTAAGCTTTCCAACATGCTGGTTAGCTGATTATgctttaaaaaagaatatctCAAGAGGAGTAATTCGAAAAGTTTGCAATTCGATTGCACACTGGGGACCAGCGATAGCTTTGATTTGCCTTGGTACGATGTCGGTGCACGATGCCGCCGTGGCTACAACTATCCTTGTGATAGCTGTAGGTTTAAATGCTGGATCTCTATCAGGATTTCAAATTAATCATATCGACATAAGTCCAAATTTCGCTGGCACGTTAATGTCCATTACAAATTGTATAGCATCTATAATTGCAATAATCGCACCAATAGTCTGTGGCATAATCGCATACGACGAG AAAGATGTGAGCCAGtggaatataatattttacttgtCTGCTACTATTTATATTctaggaaatttaatttttgttatcttTGGCAGTACTGATATTCAACCATGGAACAATCCTAAAACTACGAATGTCAAAGGACAAAGCGAGAAAGAATTAACAGTTATATGA
- the LOC139987777 gene encoding putative inorganic phosphate cotransporter isoform X4 — protein MQIPSGYIATVWSAQKLLSVGVLLCGILNILTPTVAHYGSYIGVCICRVGMGLCQSCLLPCIQTLLSKWAPPSERARLGTLAYAGAQFGTVICFPISGELAASSVGWPSIFYAFGVLAIIWAIVFFIFGSDSPSKHSGISEKERRYIEDSLKTPGDNEKSDNKTVMKTPWKAIFTSVPMWALIIVHCGQNWGFWTLITELPIYMNNILKFKLEENGWISALPYLTMWILSFPTCWLADYALKKNISRGVIRKVCNSIAHWGPAIALICLGTMSVHDAAVATTILVIAVGLNAGSLSGFQINHIDISPNFAGTLMSITNCIASIIAIIAPIVCGIIAYDEKDVSQWNIIFYLSATIYILGNLIFVIFGSTDIQPWNNPKTTNVKGQSEKELTVI, from the exons ATGCAAATACCAAGTGGCTACATAGCTACAGTATGGAGTGCACAAAAATTACTCAGTGTTGGAGTACTGCTTTGCggaattttaaacattttgacACCGACCGTTGCTCATTATGGGAGTTACATTGGTGTTTGTATTTGTAGAGTAGGCATGGGACTGTGTCAGAGTTGTCTTTTACCGTGTATACAGACTCTGCTTTCTAAGTGGGCACCGCCATCCGAACGAGCACGACTTG gtACACTTGCTTACGCTGGGGCACAATTTGGGACCGTGATTTGTTTTCCAATTTCTGGAGAATTAGCAGCTTCAAGTGTTGGCTGGCCATCTATCTTTTATGCGTTTGGCGTTTTAGCAATAATTTGGGCcattgtatttttcatttttggtTCGGACAGTCCTTCTAAGCACTCGGGGATATCGGAGAAAGAAAGGCGATATATAGAAGATAGCTTAAAAACTCCCGGGGATAATGAAAAATCAGATAACAAAacg GTGATGAAAACACCATGGAAAGCTATATTCACCTCAGTACCGATGTGGGCTCTTATAATTGTACATTGTGGACAAAATTGGGGCTTTTGGACTCTTATCACAGAACTACCAATTTACatgaacaatattttaaaatttaagttGGAGGAG AACGGTTGGATATCGGCGCTCCCTTATTTAACGATGTGGATACTAAGCTTTCCAACATGCTGGTTAGCTGATTATgctttaaaaaagaatatctCAAGAGGAGTAATTCGAAAAGTTTGCAATTCGATTGCACACTGGGGACCAGCGATAGCTTTGATTTGCCTTGGTACGATGTCGGTGCACGATGCCGCCGTGGCTACAACTATCCTTGTGATAGCTGTAGGTTTAAATGCTGGATCTCTATCAGGATTTCAAATTAATCATATCGACATAAGTCCAAATTTCGCTGGCACGTTAATGTCCATTACAAATTGTATAGCATCTATAATTGCAATAATCGCACCAATAGTCTGTGGCATAATCGCATACGACGAG AAAGATGTGAGCCAGtggaatataatattttacttgtCTGCTACTATTTATATTctaggaaatttaatttttgttatcttTGGCAGTACTGATATTCAACCATGGAACAATCCTAAAACTACGAATGTCAAAGGACAAAGCGAGAAAGAATTAACAGTTATATGA